A window of Leptotrichia wadei contains these coding sequences:
- a CDS encoding peptidase U32 family protein — translation MNILAPAGNYEKLVAAVKAGANEVFFGLKGFGARRNNENLAMQEVFDGIDYAHSRGVKTLMTLNTILKDSEINSMYNNVKRVYEHGIDAVIVQDLGFVKFLKENFPNLKIHGSTQMTVANHVEANKLKELGLTRVCLARELSFEEIKSIREKTDIELEIFVSGSLCISYSGNCYISSFIGGRSGNRGLCAYSCRKKFTDENGKSAYFLSPNDQLLQEKEINLLKSIGIDAIKVEGRKKSSEYVYETVSYYDNILKGTPRPTESYKLFNRGYSKGYFYLDDKLMNFKYSSNFGYFLGVRIGESNNFKIDDKLILGDGVQFVDENFEQIGGEYVNKIRIIEAYENGNNENREFGKKDSEKKNKKQNPKSKGKENEDKKAEEKTSKADKYDIISIGKLPKGTKYIYKNYSKEINDRIIHNIKVSKRYAAVNAKLLAKKGQEIELTLEIENLKNEIISATKKGNIIEQDARKLITKEQIAEKIGELGDTTFELGKIQIDYDGTSFIPFSELKNLKRECVSELLEKLLESYKRTAAERKKYDFELNKNSEIKENENTENKKRPVISALVANDEQEKACRETGITKIYRKQFDVAKEKNLSKTDKIKIGTNLVSNLYQAIMGEKTGAKGQSLDWNLNVFNNHTIEMFSNFKNLETVFLSPELSCRQLKNIKSDKLKKGLVIYGYLKGMYIEHKIFDENYKELEGEFYDKYKIVKNELDNIELYLDKPMNLIPRLNEIYELDLDELRLDFTFENADEVRKIIKSVDTKSGKYTPYAFEQGVL, via the coding sequence ATGAATATTCTGGCACCAGCAGGAAATTATGAAAAACTGGTTGCGGCGGTAAAGGCTGGGGCTAATGAGGTATTTTTTGGTCTGAAGGGATTTGGGGCTAGAAGAAATAATGAAAATCTGGCTATGCAGGAGGTATTTGACGGGATTGACTATGCTCATTCACGTGGGGTTAAAACGCTTATGACTTTGAATACGATTTTAAAGGACAGCGAAATTAACAGTATGTACAATAATGTCAAAAGGGTTTATGAACACGGGATTGATGCTGTTATTGTGCAGGATTTGGGATTTGTGAAGTTTTTAAAGGAAAATTTTCCAAATTTGAAGATTCACGGAAGTACACAAATGACTGTGGCAAATCATGTAGAAGCCAATAAATTAAAGGAACTGGGTTTAACTCGTGTCTGTCTTGCAAGAGAGCTTTCTTTTGAAGAGATAAAAAGTATCCGTGAAAAGACTGACATAGAGCTGGAAATCTTTGTTTCAGGTTCACTATGCATTTCCTATTCTGGAAATTGCTACATAAGCAGCTTTATTGGGGGAAGAAGTGGAAATCGTGGACTTTGTGCATATTCTTGCCGTAAAAAGTTTACAGATGAAAATGGAAAAAGTGCATATTTTTTAAGTCCAAATGACCAGCTTCTGCAGGAAAAGGAAATTAATTTGCTAAAAAGCATTGGAATTGATGCGATAAAAGTTGAAGGTCGGAAAAAATCGAGCGAATATGTTTATGAAACCGTAAGTTATTACGATAATATTTTAAAAGGGACTCCACGGCCGACAGAAAGCTACAAGCTGTTTAACCGTGGATATTCAAAGGGATATTTTTATTTGGATGACAAACTTATGAACTTTAAATATTCTTCAAATTTTGGATATTTTCTGGGAGTGAGAATTGGTGAGTCAAATAATTTCAAAATTGATGACAAATTAATTTTAGGAGATGGAGTTCAATTTGTAGATGAAAATTTTGAACAGATTGGCGGAGAATATGTAAATAAAATTAGGATTATTGAAGCTTATGAGAATGGAAATAACGAGAATAGGGAGTTTGGAAAAAAAGATTCTGAAAAGAAAAATAAAAAACAGAACCCAAAAAGTAAAGGTAAGGAAAATGAAGATAAAAAAGCTGAAGAAAAAACTTCAAAAGCTGATAAATACGATATTATTTCCATTGGAAAATTGCCAAAAGGGACAAAGTACATTTATAAAAATTATTCTAAAGAGATTAACGACAGAATTATTCATAATATAAAGGTTTCCAAAAGATATGCGGCTGTTAATGCAAAATTGCTGGCAAAAAAAGGGCAGGAAATTGAACTTACACTGGAAATTGAAAACTTGAAAAATGAGATAATTTCTGCTACGAAAAAAGGGAATATTATCGAGCAGGATGCCAGAAAATTAATTACGAAGGAGCAAATTGCCGAAAAAATTGGAGAGTTAGGGGATACAACTTTTGAGCTTGGAAAAATTCAGATTGACTATGATGGAACTTCGTTTATTCCCTTTAGTGAACTGAAAAATTTGAAAAGGGAATGTGTTTCAGAACTTTTGGAAAAATTGCTGGAATCATATAAAAGAACAGCTGCTGAGCGAAAAAAATATGATTTTGAATTAAATAAAAATTCTGAAATCAAGGAAAATGAAAATACAGAAAATAAGAAAAGACCAGTTATTTCAGCACTTGTTGCAAATGATGAGCAGGAAAAAGCCTGTCGTGAAACGGGAATAACAAAAATTTACCGAAAACAGTTTGATGTTGCCAAAGAAAAGAACTTGTCCAAAACAGATAAAATAAAAATTGGAACAAATTTAGTTTCTAACCTTTATCAGGCAATTATGGGAGAAAAAACTGGAGCAAAAGGGCAGTCCTTAGATTGGAACTTAAACGTTTTCAATAATCATACAATTGAAATGTTTTCTAACTTTAAAAATTTAGAAACGGTATTTTTATCGCCAGAATTAAGCTGTCGACAGTTAAAAAACATAAAATCTGATAAATTGAAAAAGGGTCTTGTGATTTACGGTTATCTAAAGGGAATGTATATTGAGCATAAAATTTTTGATGAGAATTACAAAGAATTGGAAGGAGAATTTTATGATAAGTATAAAATTGTGAAAAATGAGCTGGATAACATTGAGCTTTATTTGGATAAACCAATGAATTTGATTCCAAGGCTAAATGAGATTTATGAACTGGATTTGGATGAATTGAGGCTGGATTTTACGTTTGAAAATGCTGATGAAGTAAGAAAGATTATAAAAAGTGTTGATACGAAAAGTGGGAAATATACTCCTTATGCTTTTGAACAGGGAGTTTTATAA
- a CDS encoding O-antigen ligase family protein, whose product MEIEKRQKYLEKLYLLLGASIFVHYALVILFNILILINIFTTGEYKKIFKDKSLITVGIVLGFSLITSAFYKNILGLMAIPIFLCIIVGRYYTLIVNVEFKKNNLEWMAKFSGISLFIGIGEFLFTHNRVGYFAYFNPNYLGSIMMMSAIINLYFTFEKRSKINFVIFIMNILTILITGSRSSLIAVILGMFVLFFYFLKRRYFAGLILMLVSYIFGVISGVFPFLRESTLIEYFWLRIEIIDMAIRIFKKTNLLYGHGNFFYYKFTNYVYPHSHNALVELLLSYGLIGTIALLTVFLRYLYDILKNDRNNVMKIALIAGIVVHNFTDFAIFWIQTVLLFIMALAYKEKNEKIRGYRQIQNK is encoded by the coding sequence TTGGAAATTGAGAAAAGACAGAAATATCTGGAAAAATTATATTTACTTTTAGGTGCATCAATTTTTGTGCATTATGCTTTGGTTATTTTATTTAATATTTTAATATTAATAAATATTTTTACAACTGGAGAATATAAAAAGATATTTAAAGATAAATCGCTTATTACTGTGGGAATCGTTCTTGGATTTTCCCTTATAACATCTGCCTTTTACAAAAATATTTTGGGATTAATGGCAATTCCAATATTTTTGTGCATTATAGTTGGACGTTATTATACATTGATTGTAAATGTGGAATTTAAAAAAAATAATCTGGAATGGATGGCAAAATTTTCTGGAATATCGCTTTTTATTGGAATTGGAGAATTTCTATTCACGCATAACAGAGTAGGATATTTTGCATATTTTAATCCAAATTATCTTGGAAGCATTATGATGATGTCGGCAATTATAAATTTATATTTTACTTTTGAAAAAAGGTCAAAAATTAATTTTGTCATATTTATTATGAATATTCTGACAATTTTGATAACAGGCTCAAGATCATCATTAATTGCAGTAATTCTTGGAATGTTTGTACTTTTTTTCTATTTTTTGAAAAGACGATATTTTGCAGGATTAATCTTAATGCTTGTGTCATATATTTTTGGAGTAATTTCAGGAGTTTTTCCATTTTTGCGGGAAAGTACGTTAATAGAATATTTTTGGTTAAGAATAGAAATCATTGATATGGCAATTAGAATTTTCAAAAAAACAAATCTTTTATACGGACACGGGAACTTTTTTTACTATAAATTTACGAATTACGTGTATCCACATTCGCATAATGCATTGGTAGAATTGCTTTTAAGCTATGGGTTAATTGGAACAATAGCTTTACTTACTGTATTTTTACGATATTTATACGATATTTTGAAAAATGACAGGAATAATGTTATGAAAATTGCTTTAATTGCTGGAATTGTAGTTCATAATTTTACTGACTTTGCAATTTTTTGGATACAGACTGTACTTTTATTTATTATGGCTTTGGCTTATAAGGAAAAAAATGAGAAAATACGTGGCTATAGACAAATACAAAATAAATAA
- the secA gene encoding preprotein translocase subunit SecA, giving the protein MLKKLGEKIFGTSDDREIKKMQKLVNKINEIEPIFEKLTDEQLQHKTVEFKERLAKESLDDILVEAFATVRETAKRLLGMRHYDVQLIGGMILHKGSIAEMKTGEGKTLMSTLSIYLNALTGKGVHVVTVNDYLAKRDRDIMAGLFEFLGLTSGVVVGNITPEQRKNAYNCDITYGTNNEFGFDYLRDNMVGELDEKVQRGHNYVIVDEIDSILIDEARTPLIISGAAEETTEWYNTFAEVAKKLKRSYKTEEIKDKKNTVIPDEDWEDYEVDEKSHTVTITDKGIKNVERILKIENLYSPEYVELTHFLTQALKAKELFKLDRDYIINDDNEVIIVDEFTGRLMEGRRYSDGLHQAIEAKEKLEVAGENQTLATITLQNYFRMYEKLSGMTGTAKTEEDEFKQIYKLKVIVVPTNRPVARVDLPDVIYMNKNAKYKAIARKIEELYEKGQPVLVGTASIQHSEEVSALLKKAKIPHEILNAKHHEREAEIIAQAGRFKTVTIATNMAGRGTDIKLGGDAESFATKVAVKGTPEYEDVYKTYAKECEEDKKRVIEAGGLFILGTERHESRRIDNQLRGRAGRQGDPGTSEFYLSLDDDLMRLFGGDKLKAMMKMLKIDEDEEIRHKQISKSVENAQKRIESRNFSSRKSLIEYDDVNNTQREVVYEQRDAILKNENLKELITGMISDTVDDIVNSAYVGEGNGEKDFNLLADKFQETFEYEISEDLQNASAEEISDKVYDDLIKVYDEKEEAIGSEVFRRIERYIMLEVLDSKWRQHLKDLTELREGIRLRSYGQRNPIHDYKIVAFDVYNEMIDAIKRETSSFILKLRVRSEEDTNNLTHEEVSNVKYEHNENEMIGDDVPNDAANKPRRPLSRRERRERERRNV; this is encoded by the coding sequence ATGTTAAAAAAATTAGGAGAAAAAATATTTGGTACATCAGATGATAGAGAAATAAAAAAAATGCAGAAATTAGTAAACAAAATTAATGAGATTGAACCGATTTTTGAAAAACTGACAGATGAGCAGCTGCAGCATAAAACAGTGGAATTTAAAGAAAGATTAGCAAAGGAATCGCTTGATGACATATTAGTGGAAGCATTTGCGACAGTGAGAGAAACTGCTAAAAGACTATTAGGAATGCGTCATTATGATGTTCAGCTTATTGGTGGAATGATTTTGCATAAGGGAAGCATTGCGGAAATGAAGACAGGGGAAGGAAAAACTCTGATGTCAACACTTTCAATCTATTTGAATGCGTTGACAGGGAAAGGTGTGCACGTTGTAACGGTTAATGATTATCTTGCAAAGCGGGATAGAGATATTATGGCGGGACTTTTTGAGTTTTTAGGACTAACTTCAGGAGTTGTTGTTGGGAATATTACGCCAGAGCAAAGAAAAAATGCGTACAACTGTGATATTACTTATGGAACTAATAATGAATTTGGATTTGACTATTTGAGAGATAATATGGTTGGAGAACTTGATGAAAAGGTTCAACGTGGGCATAATTATGTTATTGTCGATGAAATAGATTCGATTTTGATTGATGAAGCAAGAACGCCGCTTATTATTTCGGGAGCTGCTGAAGAAACTACAGAGTGGTATAATACTTTTGCAGAAGTTGCTAAAAAACTTAAAAGAAGTTACAAGACTGAAGAAATTAAAGATAAGAAAAATACAGTTATCCCTGATGAAGACTGGGAAGACTATGAAGTTGATGAAAAGTCGCATACGGTTACAATTACTGATAAAGGGATTAAAAATGTTGAAAGAATATTGAAAATTGAAAATTTGTATTCGCCGGAATATGTTGAACTGACACATTTTTTGACACAGGCATTGAAGGCAAAGGAATTATTTAAATTAGATAGGGATTATATTATTAATGATGATAATGAAGTTATTATAGTTGATGAATTTACTGGACGTCTTATGGAAGGAAGACGTTATTCAGATGGACTGCATCAGGCTATAGAGGCTAAGGAAAAATTAGAAGTTGCAGGGGAAAATCAAACACTTGCGACAATTACACTGCAAAACTATTTTAGAATGTATGAAAAACTTTCAGGAATGACAGGGACTGCAAAAACAGAAGAAGATGAATTTAAACAAATTTATAAGTTAAAAGTTATTGTAGTGCCTACAAATAGACCTGTAGCCAGAGTTGACCTGCCAGATGTAATTTATATGAATAAAAATGCTAAATATAAAGCGATTGCAAGAAAAATAGAAGAACTTTATGAAAAGGGACAGCCAGTTCTTGTCGGTACAGCTTCAATACAGCATTCTGAAGAAGTATCAGCACTTCTTAAAAAGGCAAAAATTCCGCATGAAATATTAAATGCAAAACATCACGAAAGAGAAGCGGAAATTATAGCGCAAGCTGGGCGTTTTAAAACAGTAACGATTGCAACAAATATGGCAGGACGTGGAACAGATATAAAACTTGGTGGAGATGCAGAGTCTTTTGCTACAAAAGTTGCAGTTAAGGGAACACCAGAATACGAAGATGTTTATAAAACTTATGCGAAGGAATGTGAAGAGGATAAAAAACGGGTTATTGAAGCTGGAGGGCTGTTTATTTTAGGAACTGAAAGACACGAAAGCAGACGTATTGACAATCAGTTAAGAGGACGTGCTGGACGTCAAGGAGATCCAGGAACATCTGAATTTTATTTGTCGCTAGATGATGACTTGATGAGATTATTTGGTGGAGATAAGTTAAAAGCAATGATGAAAATGTTAAAAATTGATGAAGATGAGGAAATTCGTCATAAACAAATCAGTAAATCTGTAGAAAATGCACAAAAACGTATTGAAAGCAGAAATTTTTCATCAAGAAAAAGTCTTATTGAATATGATGATGTAAACAATACTCAAAGAGAAGTTGTCTATGAACAAAGGGATGCAATTTTGAAAAATGAAAATCTTAAGGAATTGATTACTGGAATGATTTCAGATACAGTGGATGATATTGTAAATTCGGCTTATGTTGGTGAAGGCAATGGAGAAAAGGATTTTAATTTATTGGCAGACAAATTTCAAGAAACATTTGAATATGAAATTTCAGAAGATTTACAAAATGCAAGCGCTGAAGAAATTTCTGACAAAGTTTATGATGACTTAATAAAAGTTTATGATGAAAAGGAAGAAGCTATTGGAAGTGAAGTATTTAGAAGAATTGAAAGATATATTATGCTTGAAGTACTAGATTCTAAATGGCGACAACATTTGAAGGATTTGACAGAATTGCGTGAAGGAATAAGATTACGTTCTTATGGACAAAGAAACCCGATTCACGATTATAAAATCGTAGCTTTTGATGTTTATAATGAAATGATAGATGCGATAAAACGTGAAACAAGTTCATTTATCCTTAAATTAAGAGTTCGTAGCGAAGAAGATACAAATAATTTGACACATGAAGAAGTTTCAAATGTAAAATACGAACATAATGAAAATGAAATGATTGGTGACGATGTTCCAAATGATGCGGCAAACAAACCAAGACGTCCACTTTCACGAAGAGAAAGAAGAGAACGTGAAAGAAGGAATGTATAA
- a CDS encoding thymidine phosphorylase: MRAVDIIQKKRDNNELSEMEIEFLLNGYLSGNIPDYQMTAFLMAVYFNDMTKNELLKFTMLMRDSGDTIKFDEINRFLVDKHSTGGVGDKVTVILSPILSALGMGNVKLSGKGLGHTGGTIDKFESIQGFKFSTTREELAKIANKTGIGLMGYSDKIVPLDKKLYSLRDVTATVPSIPLIASSIMSKKLAIHSDVIILDVKVGDGAFMKNLDQAKKLAERMMEIGKGAGRKVKVVLSNMDEPLGYAVGNANEIIEAIEFLKGNCADDVKEVVYTIVGLALKEKGEISELCEAYEKIDKVIKNENALQILAEFIGESGGNKELVNNYDLLPKAKYKIEIFSENAGYIKRIKTEKIGKAAMIIGAGRAKKEDKIDHSVGINIFKKVGEKIEKNEKIAEIYYNDNKNINESQNMVLEAFELTKEKVEKPKAILEIIE, translated from the coding sequence ATGAGAGCTGTGGATATAATTCAAAAAAAACGTGATAATAACGAACTTTCAGAAATGGAAATTGAATTTTTATTAAATGGGTATTTATCGGGAAATATACCTGACTATCAGATGACGGCATTTCTTATGGCTGTTTATTTTAACGATATGACAAAAAACGAATTATTAAAATTTACAATGTTAATGCGAGATTCTGGAGATACTATAAAATTTGATGAAATAAATAGATTTCTCGTTGATAAGCACAGCACTGGCGGAGTTGGTGACAAAGTTACAGTCATTCTTTCTCCCATTTTATCAGCACTTGGAATGGGAAATGTAAAACTATCTGGAAAAGGTCTTGGTCATACTGGCGGAACAATTGATAAATTTGAATCAATTCAAGGCTTCAAATTTTCAACAACAAGAGAAGAACTCGCAAAAATTGCCAATAAAACTGGAATCGGTCTTATGGGTTACAGCGATAAAATTGTCCCACTTGACAAAAAACTATATTCTTTACGTGATGTTACAGCAACTGTTCCAAGTATTCCACTAATTGCAAGCAGCATTATGAGTAAAAAATTGGCTATTCATTCGGATGTTATAATTCTAGACGTGAAAGTTGGAGATGGAGCTTTTATGAAAAATTTGGATCAAGCTAAAAAATTAGCAGAACGAATGATGGAAATTGGTAAAGGAGCAGGCAGAAAAGTTAAGGTTGTGCTTAGCAATATGGATGAGCCGCTAGGATATGCAGTTGGAAATGCAAATGAAATTATTGAGGCAATAGAATTTCTAAAAGGAAATTGTGCTGATGATGTGAAAGAAGTTGTCTATACAATTGTAGGACTTGCATTAAAGGAAAAAGGGGAAATATCAGAACTTTGCGAGGCTTATGAAAAAATAGACAAAGTTATAAAAAACGAAAACGCATTACAGATATTAGCTGAATTTATTGGAGAAAGCGGTGGAAATAAGGAACTTGTAAATAATTACGATTTGCTTCCAAAAGCCAAATATAAAATAGAAATTTTTTCTGAAAATGCAGGATATATAAAAAGAATAAAAACAGAAAAAATTGGGAAGGCTGCAATGATTATTGGTGCTGGACGCGCTAAAAAAGAAGATAAAATTGATCATTCAGTAGGAATAAATATCTTTAAAAAAGTGGGAGAAAAAATTGAAAAAAATGAAAAAATTGCTGAGATTTATTATAATGACAATAAAAATATTAACGAATCTCAAAATATGGTTTTGGAGGCTTTTGAACTGACTAAAGAAAAAGTTGAAAAACCAAAAGCTATTTTAGAAATAATAGAATAA
- a CDS encoding BMP family lipoprotein: MKRILTIFSVIFALMLIAACGNKPATGEQVKDGKTFTDSTNSKKSVAVVYSTGGKGDKSFNDATFRGLQKAQKELGISFKEYEPKDPATEAKNALTQFAETGEFDLIIAVGYTMKDSLVAVAKAFPDQKFAIIDETVTGLPNVASILFKEHEGSFLVGALAGMMDKTGTIGFVGANESELINRFYAGYAQGARYVKPSIKVLPVYIGGSNSFNDQASAKAKTETLIQQGADVIYHAAGASGLGVFQAVKEKNVYGIGVDSNQDSLYPGTILTSMMKYVDNAVFDVIKTTAEGKFQAKVQTFGIKENGVGTTDFEFTKDKIGEENIKRLEQIKQDIKDGKIIVKPSI, encoded by the coding sequence ATGAAAAGAATTTTAACAATTTTTAGTGTAATTTTTGCACTAATGTTAATCGCAGCTTGTGGAAATAAGCCAGCTACTGGAGAGCAGGTAAAAGATGGAAAAACTTTTACTGATTCAACAAATTCTAAAAAATCTGTTGCAGTAGTTTACTCTACAGGTGGAAAAGGTGACAAATCGTTTAATGATGCAACTTTTAGAGGATTGCAAAAGGCTCAGAAGGAACTTGGGATTTCTTTTAAAGAATATGAGCCAAAAGACCCAGCGACAGAAGCAAAAAATGCTTTGACACAATTTGCAGAAACTGGTGAATTTGACTTAATTATTGCAGTTGGTTATACAATGAAAGATTCGTTAGTTGCAGTAGCCAAAGCGTTCCCAGATCAAAAATTTGCAATAATTGATGAAACTGTAACTGGCCTTCCAAATGTTGCTTCTATCTTATTTAAAGAACATGAAGGGTCATTCCTTGTAGGTGCATTAGCTGGAATGATGGATAAAACAGGAACTATTGGATTCGTTGGAGCAAATGAATCTGAACTAATTAACAGATTTTATGCTGGATATGCACAAGGTGCAAGATATGTAAAACCTAGCATCAAAGTTTTACCTGTTTACATCGGAGGAAGCAATTCTTTCAACGATCAAGCGTCAGCTAAAGCAAAAACAGAAACATTAATTCAACAAGGTGCAGATGTAATTTATCACGCAGCTGGAGCAAGCGGACTTGGAGTATTCCAAGCAGTTAAAGAAAAAAATGTTTATGGAATTGGTGTAGATTCTAACCAAGATTCCCTGTATCCTGGAACAATCTTAACTTCTATGATGAAATATGTTGACAATGCAGTATTTGATGTTATAAAAACTACTGCCGAAGGAAAATTCCAAGCAAAAGTACAAACTTTTGGAATCAAGGAAAATGGAGTAGGAACCACAGACTTTGAATTTACAAAAGATAAAATTGGTGAAGAAAATATCAAACGTCTTGAACAAATTAAACAAGATATTAAAGATGGAAAAATTATAGTAAAACCTTCAATATAA
- a CDS encoding RNA methyltransferase, with protein MRDNIYVGLVHYPVYNKNNAVVATSVTNFDIHDISRTCRTYDIKKYFIITPVDAQKELTGRIIGYWTEGNGIEFNKNRNEAFENTELEDSVQSAIKTIEKIEGKKPKIITTSAKIFPNTVGYADLGKEIIEDDTPYLILFGTGWGLTSEIMDLSYKILEPIRGKTQYNHLCVRSAVSIVLDRLLGEN; from the coding sequence ATGAGAGATAATATATATGTGGGACTTGTCCACTATCCTGTATACAATAAAAATAACGCAGTTGTAGCGACTTCCGTTACAAACTTTGATATACACGATATTTCTAGAACATGCAGAACTTATGATATAAAAAAATATTTCATAATTACTCCAGTTGATGCCCAGAAGGAGCTGACAGGCAGAATAATCGGCTACTGGACTGAAGGAAACGGAATAGAATTTAATAAAAATCGAAATGAAGCCTTTGAAAATACAGAACTTGAAGATTCTGTCCAAAGTGCTATAAAAACTATTGAAAAAATTGAAGGAAAAAAGCCAAAAATTATTACAACTTCAGCAAAAATTTTTCCAAATACTGTTGGATATGCTGATTTAGGTAAAGAAATCATTGAAGATGATACTCCATACTTAATTTTATTTGGAACTGGATGGGGACTTACAAGCGAAATTATGGATTTATCCTACAAAATTTTAGAGCCAATTCGTGGAAAAACTCAATATAATCATTTATGTGTCAGAAGTGCTGTTTCAATAGTTTTAGATAGATTATTAGGTGAAAATTAA
- a CDS encoding PTS-dependent dihydroxyacetone kinase phosphotransferase subunit DhaM — protein sequence MKAKNKGLVGIVVVSHSNTLAEEVINFVKVFKQEDFALENGGNAKREVYGTNVENVKQAILRADKGAGVLVFVDMGSSVFNAVKAIKELEGQVEAKIADAPFLEGVISAVAGNFNGIDLNDLKIIAEDSRKFTKLRKEI from the coding sequence ATGAAAGCAAAAAATAAAGGATTAGTAGGAATTGTAGTAGTCAGCCACAGTAATACACTTGCAGAAGAAGTTATTAACTTTGTAAAAGTGTTCAAGCAAGAGGATTTTGCCTTGGAAAATGGGGGTAATGCGAAAAGGGAGGTTTATGGAACAAATGTTGAAAATGTTAAGCAGGCCATACTTCGTGCAGATAAAGGAGCAGGAGTGCTTGTCTTTGTCGATATGGGAAGTTCTGTATTTAATGCAGTTAAGGCAATAAAGGAATTGGAAGGACAAGTTGAAGCTAAAATTGCAGATGCTCCGTTTTTGGAGGGGGTAATTTCAGCAGTTGCAGGTAATTTTAATGGAATTGACCTGAATGATTTGAAAATAATTGCTGAAGATAGCAGAAAATTTACAAAATTAAGAAAGGAAATTTAA
- the nspC gene encoding carboxynorspermidine decarboxylase codes for MSKNKYINMDITNLPTPVFIVDERLLKRNLEILKSVIDRTGCKILLAQKGFSMFYFYPLIGKYLNGTTASSLFEARLGYEEMELKSKDRKLETHIFNPSYREDEFDEIMKITNHIVFNSFNQWKKFKDKVREFEEKNGKKISCGLRLNPEFSEVETEIYNPAGRFSRFGVTLENFREDELEGLDGFHFHALCEQNSDALENVLKIFEKKFGKYLYNMKWLNFGGGHHITRADYDVEKLVKCINYIKGKYGVEVYLEPGEAVALNTGFLVSEVLDITKNEMDILLMDTSASCHMPDVIEMPYRPFIFGSGMSGKKKYTYRLGGPTCLAGDIIGDYSFDEPVKVGDKLIFTDMAHYSMVKTNTFNGINLPAIAVYTEKGGVEVIRRFTYEDFRNRLS; via the coding sequence ATGTCAAAAAACAAATATATTAATATGGATATAACAAATTTGCCAACGCCAGTATTTATAGTGGATGAGAGATTGCTTAAAAGAAATCTTGAAATATTAAAAAGTGTAATTGACAGGACAGGATGTAAAATATTGCTTGCACAAAAGGGATTTTCGATGTTTTATTTTTATCCGCTGATTGGAAAGTATTTGAATGGAACTACTGCGAGTTCGTTATTTGAAGCACGGCTTGGATATGAGGAAATGGAATTGAAGAGTAAAGATAGAAAATTAGAAACTCACATTTTTAATCCGTCTTACAGGGAAGATGAATTTGATGAAATTATGAAAATTACAAATCATATTGTATTTAATTCATTTAATCAATGGAAAAAATTTAAAGATAAAGTAAGAGAATTTGAAGAAAAAAATGGTAAAAAAATTAGTTGTGGACTTAGATTGAATCCAGAATTTTCTGAAGTTGAAACAGAAATTTATAACCCAGCAGGAAGATTTTCCAGATTTGGAGTGACACTTGAAAATTTTAGGGAAGATGAACTTGAAGGATTAGATGGATTTCATTTTCATGCACTTTGTGAGCAAAATTCAGATGCTTTGGAAAATGTTCTAAAGATTTTTGAAAAAAAATTTGGGAAATATTTGTATAATATGAAATGGTTGAATTTTGGGGGAGGACATCATATTACAAGAGCAGATTATGATGTTGAAAAACTTGTAAAATGTATAAATTATATAAAGGGAAAATATGGTGTGGAGGTTTATTTAGAACCAGGAGAAGCAGTTGCACTAAATACGGGATTTTTAGTTTCAGAAGTTTTGGATATTACAAAAAATGAGATGGATATTTTATTGATGGATACTTCGGCTTCTTGTCACATGCCAGATGTAATTGAAATGCCATATCGTCCATTTATTTTTGGTTCAGGAATGTCAGGTAAAAAAAAATATACCTATAGATTGGGAGGGCCTACTTGCCTTGCCGGAGATATAATTGGGGATTATTCCTTTGATGAGCCAGTAAAAGTAGGGGATAAACTGATTTTTACTGATATGGCACATTACAGTATGGTAAAGACAAATACTTTTAATGGGATAAATTTGCCTGCGATTGCGGTTTATACTGAAAAAGGCGGAGTTGAGGTTATTAGAAGATTTACGTATGAGGATTTTAGAAATAGATTATCATAA